A DNA window from Mesoplasma coleopterae contains the following coding sequences:
- a CDS encoding M17 family metallopeptidase — protein MIKINETKKAIKLIAVKDNSKNKLIKDKPGQITLISEDKTVYLVLKKDEETFTEQISAGIKSVISNFDFDIDIEIDSFETICKGTKKETIIKTIFETISFETHKGLSIAKTEKEVNYNLVFTGDFKNLISELKIICEQINYARDLQDTPPNIGTSEYYAEKLVNDAKGIKGLKVTVLGRKEATKLNMGLFLGVNAGSAHEPRIVVMEYCGDSSKPKTGLVGKGICFDSGGYNLKPSNYMEGMKFDMSGAAVVLSATMALAKANSKANIVAIGMFTDNKIGQNATLPDSVIESMSGKKVLIYDTDAEGRLVLADGISYLVKEKNVDQIIDASTLTGTVLFALGHNATGAFSHSDELIKELSKASEKSGERFWRLPIFKEHLKQVKKDAAPLADLTNACKVRYEDCSYAAAFLNEFAENKPFLHLDIAGTADKENKGQGVLVKTLFEMLK, from the coding sequence ATGATTAAAATAAATGAAACAAAAAAAGCTATTAAATTAATAGCGGTAAAAGATAACTCTAAAAATAAACTAATAAAAGATAAACCAGGACAAATAACTTTAATATCAGAAGATAAAACAGTTTATTTAGTTCTTAAAAAAGATGAAGAAACATTTACTGAACAAATTTCAGCGGGTATCAAATCTGTTATTTCAAATTTTGATTTTGATATAGATATAGAAATAGATTCTTTTGAAACAATATGTAAAGGTACAAAAAAAGAAACAATTATTAAAACAATTTTTGAAACAATTTCGTTTGAAACACACAAAGGTTTATCAATTGCTAAAACAGAAAAAGAAGTAAATTATAATTTAGTGTTTACCGGAGATTTTAAAAACTTAATTTCTGAATTAAAAATTATTTGTGAACAAATTAATTATGCTAGAGATTTACAAGACACACCACCAAACATTGGAACTAGTGAATATTATGCTGAAAAATTAGTTAATGATGCAAAAGGAATAAAAGGATTAAAAGTTACTGTTCTAGGTAGAAAAGAAGCAACTAAATTAAACATGGGACTATTCTTAGGAGTTAATGCAGGATCAGCTCATGAACCAAGAATTGTTGTTATGGAATATTGTGGAGATTCTTCAAAACCAAAAACAGGATTAGTTGGAAAAGGAATTTGCTTTGACTCTGGAGGATATAACTTGAAACCTTCAAATTATATGGAAGGAATGAAATTTGATATGTCAGGAGCAGCTGTTGTTTTATCAGCAACAATGGCATTAGCAAAAGCAAATTCAAAGGCCAATATTGTAGCAATTGGTATGTTTACAGATAATAAAATTGGTCAAAATGCTACTCTACCAGATTCTGTTATTGAATCAATGAGTGGAAAAAAAGTTTTAATTTATGATACAGATGCAGAAGGAAGATTAGTTTTAGCTGATGGTATCAGTTATCTAGTTAAAGAAAAAAATGTTGATCAAATTATTGATGCTTCAACTTTAACTGGAACAGTTTTATTTGCTTTAGGGCACAATGCAACAGGAGCTTTTTCTCATTCAGATGAATTAATTAAAGAATTAAGCAAAGCATCTGAAAAATCAGGTGAAAGATTTTGAAGATTACCAATTTTTAAGGAACATTTAAAACAAGTTAAAAAAGATGCTGCTCCCTTAGCAGATTTAACAAATGCTTGCAAAGTGAGATACGAGGATTGTTCATATGCTGCAGCGTTCTTAAATGAATTTGCAGAAAATAAGCCGTTCTTACATTTAGATATTGCAGGAACAGCAGATAAAGAAAATAAAGGTCAAGGTGTTTTGGTTAAAACATTATTTGAAATGTTGAAATAA
- a CDS encoding M17 family metallopeptidase — MITLNKKNHDIKLVAVGDNKTNEFIKDSAGAVTFISEDKTIYLVIKQKGCRIKQIKAGLKSALANYKQNLNIDLDSIINQLGEENKDLVFNTVYETISFLSHDVISFKKDSKPNKVEFNIQTSKDFSELETAAVIKTEFINYARDLQDTPPNIGTSEYYAEKISKDAESIEGLKVTVLGRKEAEKFGMGLFLGVNAGSAHEPRIVVMEYCGDSSKPKTGLVGKGICFDSGGYNLKPSASMLGMKFDMSGAAIMLSTTMALAKAKAKANVVAVAMFTDNKIGQNATLPESVLTSMNGLTVEINNTDAEGRLVLADGMTYAIREKGVDQIIEASTLTGALVVALGSSAIGVFTHQDELWNTFEAASLQTRERMWRLPIFEEHLERVKSGAVLGDLSNAVKGYEGSSTAAAFLNEFAEEKPFIHFDIAGTADIDGRGQGVLVKTLFEVLK; from the coding sequence ATGATTACATTAAATAAAAAAAATCACGATATTAAATTAGTTGCTGTTGGTGACAACAAAACTAATGAGTTTATCAAAGACAGTGCGGGAGCAGTTACATTTATTTCAGAAGATAAAACAATCTATTTAGTTATTAAACAAAAAGGATGTAGAATAAAACAAATTAAAGCAGGTTTAAAATCAGCTTTAGCAAATTACAAACAAAATTTAAACATTGATTTAGATTCAATTATTAATCAATTAGGAGAAGAAAATAAAGATTTAGTTTTCAATACTGTTTATGAAACAATTTCATTCTTATCACATGATGTTATTTCATTTAAAAAAGATTCAAAACCAAACAAAGTTGAATTTAATATTCAAACATCAAAAGATTTCTCAGAATTAGAAACAGCAGCAGTTATAAAAACAGAATTTATTAACTATGCTAGAGATTTACAAGATACACCACCAAATATTGGAACAAGTGAATATTACGCTGAAAAAATTTCAAAAGATGCAGAAAGCATTGAAGGATTAAAAGTTACTGTTCTAGGTAGAAAAGAAGCGGAAAAATTTGGAATGGGACTATTCTTAGGAGTTAATGCAGGATCAGCTCATGAACCAAGAATTGTTGTTATGGAATATTGTGGAGATTCTTCAAAACCAAAAACAGGATTAGTTGGAAAAGGAATTTGCTTTGACTCTGGAGGGTATAACTTAAAACCTTCCGCATCAATGTTAGGAATGAAATTTGATATGTCAGGAGCAGCAATTATGTTATCAACAACTATGGCGTTGGCAAAAGCAAAAGCAAAAGCCAATGTTGTTGCTGTAGCAATGTTTACAGATAACAAAATTGGTCAAAATGCAACTTTACCAGAATCAGTTTTAACTTCAATGAACGGTTTAACTGTTGAAATTAACAATACAGATGCAGAAGGACGATTAGTTTTAGCTGATGGAATGACATATGCTATTAGAGAAAAAGGTGTTGATCAAATTATTGAAGCATCAACTTTAACAGGAGCATTAGTAGTTGCTTTAGGAAGTTCAGCTATTGGTGTATTTACTCATCAAGATGAATTATGAAATACTTTTGAAGCTGCTTCATTACAAACAAGAGAAAGAATGTGAAGATTGCCAATCTTCGAAGAACACTTAGAAAGAGTTAAATCTGGTGCTGTATTAGGAGACTTATCAAATGCCGTTAAAGGATATGAAGGAAGTTCAACAGCAGCTGCATTCTTAAATGAATTTGCAGAAGAAAAACCATTCATCCACTTTGATATCGCTGGAACAGCTGATATTGATGGACGTGGTCAAGGTGTTTTGGTTAAAACATTATTTGAAGTTTTAAAATAG
- a CDS encoding M17 family metallopeptidase — protein sequence MITINNKNLEYKLVAVSNNEKNKNICDKAGSVTFISESKTYFLVIKKDSMSYLRQLKLGLSDFIKQIKGNTNIDFKSIIELIKDIKEEIIFNVICDVILFETHNFVTYKKDVKNNQYIVNIDCSNEMQGLLEENILKNKYVNYARDLQDFPPNIGTSDFYGKKLLSDASKIEGLKVKVLKNKELKDLEMNLVLAVNQGSNHEANVVVMEYNNNPNGEKVALVGKGICFDTGGYDLKSTMFIEGMKFDMTGAAIVMSIAMALAEAKAKINFVAIGLFTDNKIGQKAVLPESIIRSKNGLTVEINNTDAEGRLVLADGITYAIREKNVDVIYDIATLTGATAMALGESASGVFTEFDEMWNKLSTASKYTTERFWRLPIFEEHKEQVQNDSVLADLTNSCNKGPGGSTAAAFLTFFAENKKFLHIDCSRVVRVGLKGQGYIVKTMFEMLKK from the coding sequence ATGATAACAATAAATAACAAAAATTTGGAATATAAACTAGTTGCTGTTTCAAATAATGAAAAAAACAAAAATATATGCGATAAGGCTGGGTCTGTAACCTTTATTAGTGAAAGTAAAACATATTTTTTGGTAATTAAGAAAGACTCAATGTCGTATTTAAGACAACTAAAATTAGGATTATCTGATTTTATAAAACAAATTAAAGGTAACACAAATATAGATTTTAAAAGCATTATTGAACTAATTAAAGATATTAAAGAAGAAATAATATTTAATGTGATATGCGATGTTATTTTGTTTGAAACTCATAATTTTGTAACATATAAAAAAGATGTTAAAAATAATCAATACATAGTTAATATTGATTGTTCTAATGAAATGCAAGGCTTATTAGAAGAAAATATTTTAAAAAATAAATATGTAAATTATGCTAGAGATTTACAAGACTTTCCACCAAATATTGGAACAAGTGATTTTTATGGTAAAAAACTTTTATCAGATGCTTCAAAAATTGAAGGATTAAAAGTAAAAGTATTAAAAAATAAAGAATTAAAAGATTTAGAAATGAATCTTGTTTTAGCAGTAAATCAGGGTTCAAATCATGAAGCAAATGTTGTAGTAATGGAATACAATAATAATCCAAACGGTGAGAAAGTAGCACTTGTTGGAAAAGGGATTTGTTTTGATACTGGTGGATATGACTTAAAATCTACAATGTTTATTGAAGGCATGAAATTTGATATGACTGGTGCAGCAATTGTTATGTCTATTGCAATGGCATTAGCAGAAGCAAAAGCAAAAATTAATTTTGTTGCTATTGGTTTATTTACAGATAACAAAATTGGTCAAAAAGCTGTATTGCCTGAATCAATCATAAGATCAAAAAATGGTTTAACTGTTGAAATTAACAATACAGATGCTGAGGGAAGATTGGTTCTAGCAGATGGTATAACATATGCTATTAGAGAAAAAAATGTAGATGTTATTTATGATATTGCAACTTTAACTGGTGCAACTGCAATGGCATTGGGTGAATCTGCGTCAGGAGTATTTACAGAGTTTGATGAAATGTGAAATAAGCTAAGCACAGCTTCAAAGTATACAACAGAAAGATTTTGAAGATTACCAATCTTTGAAGAACACAAAGAACAAGTACAAAATGATTCAGTTTTAGCAGATTTAACTAATTCATGTAATAAGGGTCCAGGTGGGTCAACAGCAGCGGCTTTTTTAACTTTCTTTGCAGAAAATAAAAAATTCTTACATATTGATTGTTCAAGAGTTGTAAGAGTTGGATTAAAAGGCCAAGGATATATTGTTAAAACAATGTTTGAAATGCTTAAGAAATAA
- a CDS encoding adenylosuccinate synthase, giving the protein MREINSLVVVGSQWGDEGKGKMTDYFAQKADVVVRFAGGDNAGHVINFNGQKHKVTIIPSGIFNPEVTSVIGNGCVVNLINLVKELETIQKSGVKLGKLLISDRAQLILPYHILIDGAQEEARGARKIGTTKRGIGPTYQDKAARLGIRIADIEEKDFKEIFKEIFDYQMMFLNKMFNVDSISFDKTYSELMKAYEVIKDCITDTGIFVEKAIKDGKKVLFEGAQGALLDIDHGTYPYVTSSNTSANNASTGTGISHKLINNTLGVVKAYSTRVGAGAFPTELLNEIGDGIRERGHEYGSNTKRPRRVGWLDLVALKHAIRTSGIDYLFITLLDVLSGVDELMICDKYILDGKEINYIPATSLKHEKCEAKYISMPGWKEDITQVKSFDDLPSNAKKYLNKISEICEIEITGFSVGPDRLQTVITKEIM; this is encoded by the coding sequence ATGAGAGAAATAAATTCATTAGTAGTTGTTGGTAGTCAATGAGGTGACGAAGGTAAAGGTAAAATGACAGATTATTTTGCACAAAAAGCAGATGTGGTTGTCAGATTTGCGGGTGGTGATAATGCTGGTCATGTTATAAATTTTAACGGTCAAAAACATAAAGTTACAATCATACCATCAGGAATTTTTAATCCTGAAGTCACAAGTGTAATTGGTAATGGGTGTGTTGTTAATTTAATTAACTTAGTTAAAGAATTAGAAACAATTCAAAAAAGTGGAGTTAAACTAGGTAAACTTTTAATTTCAGATAGAGCGCAATTAATTCTTCCTTATCACATTTTAATTGATGGTGCTCAAGAAGAAGCCAGAGGCGCTAGAAAGATTGGGACAACAAAAAGAGGTATTGGTCCAACTTATCAAGATAAAGCAGCTAGACTTGGTATTAGAATAGCAGACATAGAAGAAAAAGATTTTAAAGAAATTTTTAAAGAAATTTTTGATTATCAAATGATGTTTTTAAATAAAATGTTTAATGTTGATTCAATTAGTTTTGATAAAACATATTCAGAATTAATGAAAGCTTATGAAGTAATAAAAGATTGCATTACTGACACAGGAATATTTGTTGAAAAAGCTATTAAAGATGGTAAAAAAGTTTTATTTGAAGGTGCACAGGGTGCTCTTTTAGATATTGATCATGGAACTTATCCATATGTTACAAGTTCAAATACATCAGCAAATAATGCATCAACAGGTACTGGTATATCTCATAAATTAATTAATAATACTCTTGGAGTAGTTAAAGCATATTCAACAAGAGTTGGCGCAGGAGCATTTCCAACTGAATTATTAAACGAAATTGGTGATGGAATTAGAGAGCGTGGACATGAATATGGTTCAAACACAAAAAGACCAAGACGTGTTGGTTGATTAGATTTAGTAGCTTTAAAACACGCAATCAGAACTTCTGGAATCGATTATTTATTCATAACACTGCTTGATGTATTATCAGGTGTAGATGAATTAATGATTTGTGATAAATATATTTTAGATGGTAAAGAAATTAATTATATTCCTGCAACAAGTTTAAAACATGAAAAATGTGAAGCTAAATATATTTCAATGCCAGGATGAAAAGAGGATATAACTCAAGTTAAATCTTTTGACGATTTGCCATCAAATGCGAAAAAATACTTAAATAAAATTTCAGAAATTTGTGAAATTGAAATAACTGGATTTTCAGTTGGTCCAGATAGACTGCAAACTGTAATAACAAAAGAAATAATGTAG
- the purB gene encoding adenylosuccinate lyase → MIKRYSVKKIEQIWNESNKLNVWLDVEKKVTFAWMKLNVISKNEYNLINDNAKINIERMLEIEKETRHDVVAFTRAISETLGAEKKWIHLGLTSTDIVDTAQNKLIQQSNEIVLESLNSLQNTLREKAILYKETLTMGRSHGIYGEPTSLGLKFLLWFDEIQRQIKRFSLAREQIEVVKISGSMGNYANLEFEIEEIVAQEMGLGIDNISTQVTQRDRHAFLISVFANIASTLEKIATEIRLFQRSEVQEWHEGFKPNQKGSSSMPHKKNPISSENITGLSRYLRSFTNTAFENNVLWHERDISHSSNERIIFSDVFNVLVYTLERLNETLNDLVIDEDKMLEHINCQFNVFYSQPILNYLLINCDESREEIYDFIQKCTFETMNNKIDFKQSLINNNIGKYLQNISVLDEIFNINYFIRNVEKIYNRTLNK, encoded by the coding sequence ATGATAAAAAGATATTCAGTGAAAAAAATCGAACAGATTTGAAATGAAAGTAACAAATTAAACGTTTGATTGGACGTTGAAAAAAAAGTGACTTTTGCATGAATGAAATTGAATGTGATTTCTAAAAATGAATACAATTTAATAAATGATAATGCAAAAATAAATATTGAAAGAATGTTAGAAATTGAAAAAGAAACACGTCATGACGTTGTTGCATTTACTAGAGCTATATCTGAAACTTTAGGCGCTGAAAAAAAATGAATTCATCTTGGTTTAACATCAACTGATATTGTTGATACTGCTCAAAACAAATTGATTCAACAATCGAATGAAATAGTTTTAGAGTCACTAAATAGTTTGCAAAATACTTTAAGAGAAAAAGCTATACTTTATAAAGAAACATTAACAATGGGAAGATCACATGGTATTTATGGTGAACCAACTTCCTTAGGTTTAAAGTTTTTATTATGATTTGATGAGATACAAAGACAAATAAAAAGATTTTCTTTAGCAAGAGAGCAAATTGAAGTTGTGAAAATATCAGGTTCAATGGGTAACTATGCAAATTTAGAATTTGAGATAGAAGAAATTGTTGCTCAAGAAATGGGATTAGGAATTGATAACATTTCAACACAAGTAACTCAGAGAGATAGACATGCATTTTTAATTAGTGTGTTTGCAAATATTGCTTCTACGCTTGAAAAAATAGCAACTGAAATTAGATTATTTCAGAGAAGTGAAGTTCAAGAATGACATGAGGGATTTAAGCCAAATCAAAAAGGTTCAAGCTCAATGCCACATAAGAAAAATCCTATTAGTTCTGAAAACATAACAGGACTTTCAAGATATTTAAGATCTTTTACAAATACTGCGTTTGAAAACAATGTTTTATGACATGAAAGAGACATATCACATAGTTCAAATGAAAGGATCATATTTAGTGATGTATTCAATGTTTTGGTTTATACACTTGAAAGATTAAATGAAACACTTAATGATTTAGTAATTGATGAAGACAAAATGTTAGAACACATAAATTGTCAGTTCAATGTTTTTTATAGTCAACCAATACTTAATTATCTGTTAATTAACTGCGATGAATCAAGAGAAGAAATATATGACTTTATTCAGAAGTGTACTTTTGAAACAATGAATAATAAAATTGATTTTAAACAATCATTAATAAATAACAACATAGGGAAATATTTACAAAATATAAGTGTTCTTGATGAAATTTTTAACATAAACTACTTTATTAGGAATGTTGAAAAAATATATAATAGAACATTAAATAAATAA
- a CDS encoding ribose-phosphate diphosphokinase: MLSKKENVHIFGLTQGVELAQEICDILGVKRKEVKTLKFADGEILIESLDSVRGKEIFVIQSTSTPVNESIMELLIAIDAFKRGSAEKINVVIPYYGYARQDRKAKGRQPITSKLVADLLTKAGADRVMTIDIHSPQSMGFFDVPMDNFYTAQTLATEIIDTIEVKNWDPANCILVSPDYGGMTRVHKVESYTGGVTNGIAVIGKRRPEPNKAEVEFVLGDIKDKHCFIIDDMIDTGGTIINAAKALKEQGAKDVHIFACHGLFNGPAKERMEAAISQNIVQEVVVTNTIQLAEEKKFKGLKVISVAPLLAEMIDSSISHESLTEVYNNKKQIIWDRAQCIVNKFKK, encoded by the coding sequence ATGCTTTCAAAGAAGGAAAACGTGCATATATTTGGTTTAACTCAAGGGGTTGAGTTAGCTCAAGAAATTTGTGATATATTAGGAGTAAAAAGAAAAGAAGTTAAAACTTTAAAATTTGCCGATGGTGAAATTTTAATTGAATCATTAGATTCAGTGAGAGGTAAAGAAATTTTTGTAATTCAATCTACTTCAACACCGGTTAATGAAAGCATCATGGAATTACTAATTGCTATTGATGCTTTCAAAAGAGGTAGTGCAGAAAAAATTAACGTTGTAATTCCATATTATGGTTATGCTAGACAAGATCGTAAGGCAAAAGGGAGACAACCAATTACGTCAAAATTAGTAGCTGATTTATTGACAAAAGCAGGTGCTGACAGAGTTATGACAATTGATATACATTCACCACAATCAATGGGATTCTTTGATGTACCAATGGATAACTTTTACACTGCTCAAACATTAGCGACTGAGATCATAGATACTATCGAAGTTAAAAACTGAGATCCGGCTAACTGTATTTTAGTATCTCCAGATTATGGAGGAATGACTAGAGTTCACAAAGTTGAATCATATACAGGCGGAGTAACTAATGGAATTGCAGTTATTGGAAAAAGAAGACCAGAACCAAATAAAGCAGAGGTTGAGTTTGTTCTTGGGGATATTAAAGACAAACACTGTTTCATTATTGATGACATGATTGATACAGGTGGAACAATTATTAATGCAGCTAAAGCTTTAAAAGAACAAGGAGCTAAAGATGTACATATATTTGCTTGTCACGGATTATTTAATGGTCCCGCAAAAGAAAGAATGGAAGCAGCTATAAGCCAGAATATAGTACAAGAAGTTGTTGTTACTAATACAATTCAATTAGCTGAAGAAAAAAAATTCAAAGGATTAAAAGTTATATCAGTTGCACCGTTATTAGCCGAAATGATTGATTCATCAATTAGTCATGAATCATTAACTGAGGTTTATAACAATAAAAAACAAATTATTTGAGATAGAGCTCAATGTATTGTTAACAAATTTAAAAAATAA
- the pth gene encoding aminoacyl-tRNA hydrolase, which yields MKLIVGLGNHGSQYEITRHNAGWIALDQLIEKYGFTQQKTEHNSIIFFSTINNEKVLFVKPQTYMNNSGIAIQAIMHYYKIGIKDLIILHDEKDFPVGKNQFKMNGSAAGHNGIKSVIQYLGTQNFNRYRIGIGQPEQGWKIIDWVLSKFRSDELENIISTSRNISEFVNEWTKGVTFQNIMNKYNS from the coding sequence ATGAAATTAATAGTAGGATTAGGAAATCACGGTTCTCAATATGAGATTACACGACATAATGCTGGATGAATAGCATTAGATCAACTTATTGAAAAATATGGTTTTACTCAACAAAAAACTGAACATAACTCAATAATTTTCTTTTCAACTATTAATAATGAGAAAGTTCTTTTTGTTAAACCTCAAACTTATATGAATAATTCTGGAATAGCAATTCAAGCAATAATGCATTACTATAAAATTGGAATTAAAGATTTAATTATATTGCATGATGAAAAGGATTTTCCTGTAGGTAAAAATCAATTCAAAATGAATGGATCAGCTGCTGGACATAATGGAATCAAATCAGTTATTCAATATTTGGGAACTCAAAATTTTAACAGATACAGAATTGGAATTGGTCAACCAGAACAAGGTTGAAAAATAATAGATTGAGTGCTATCAAAATTTAGATCTGATGAATTAGAAAACATAATATCAACTTCAAGAAATATTTCAGAGTTTGTTAATGAGTGGACAAAAGGTGTAACATTTCAAAATATAATGAATAAATATAACTCATAG
- a CDS encoding alpha/beta hydrolase: MKKINIFKIVFKFVKFIHGALEKPCKLFTGTSNKLKRELKSINRISKILYKKKELQFNIPLENIEETSITTKDGIKISISLCRINDGNKWVIMNHWFTGHKYWMYIWGKPYMAMGYNILTYDLRDHGKSDSVKEMTLGIAETRDLEEIIDFLNNRVKDAYIGLFGVSLGAFIINNIGNDTQLIKNKNIKWGISDVGYISLNSLLVHLLSNRMIKIAKRKKDKLIESFFNYQKYLTGIGFEEYDSLDKFQYPVFPFRYTHAITDNTTCPLDSLKFFLKRQCPQDEITIYKKGVHAFSQRGNYYSIVADNMKFVAKIEGENNQLKEAYKIMNVNKNSGFKNKKTIDIKGSEITFKK; this comes from the coding sequence ATGAAAAAAATAAATATTTTTAAAATTGTTTTTAAATTTGTTAAATTCATTCATGGTGCCCTAGAAAAACCTTGTAAACTTTTTACAGGAACATCAAATAAACTAAAAAGAGAATTAAAATCAATTAATAGAATTTCTAAAATACTTTATAAGAAAAAGGAATTACAATTTAATATACCTTTGGAAAATATAGAAGAAACATCAATAACAACCAAAGATGGAATAAAAATTTCTATATCACTTTGCAGAATAAATGATGGTAATAAATGAGTAATTATGAATCATTGATTCACAGGTCATAAGTACTGAATGTATATTTGAGGAAAACCCTATATGGCAATGGGGTATAATATTTTAACTTATGATCTAAGAGATCATGGTAAAAGTGATAGTGTGAAAGAAATGACATTAGGTATCGCTGAAACAAGAGACCTGGAAGAAATAATAGATTTCTTAAATAATAGAGTTAAAGATGCATATATTGGATTATTTGGAGTTAGTTTAGGCGCTTTTATAATAAATAATATTGGAAATGATACACAACTAATTAAAAACAAAAATATTAAATGAGGGATTTCTGATGTTGGTTATATATCTCTAAATAGTTTGCTTGTGCATTTGCTTTCAAACAGAATGATCAAAATTGCAAAAAGAAAGAAAGATAAGTTAATTGAAAGTTTCTTTAATTATCAAAAATATTTGACAGGTATAGGTTTTGAAGAATATGATAGTTTAGATAAATTTCAATATCCTGTTTTTCCTTTTAGATATACACATGCAATCACTGATAATACAACCTGTCCTCTAGACAGTTTAAAATTCTTTTTAAAAAGACAATGCCCACAAGATGAAATAACTATTTATAAAAAAGGTGTTCATGCATTTTCACAAAGAGGGAATTATTATTCAATAGTAGCAGATAATATGAAATTTGTAGCTAAAATTGAAGGTGAAAATAATCAACTAAAGGAAGCTTATAAAATTATGAATGTTAATAAAAATTCAGGTTTTAAAAACAAAAAAACAATTGATATTAAAGGCAGCGAAATTACATTTAAAAAATAA
- a CDS encoding class I SAM-dependent methyltransferase has product MKNNKKNYYGSLSSLVYDQTKPPGTSIDGDIQFYTNELIQRDGIVLEAGVGNGRMAIPLLRKGIEVIGLDNSEQMLNIYKQNLIKYNMESELILSDLKEFKTDLKFETIIMPNGSFCLLDREIITLVLNNFKAHLTENGRIYLDLIFPISFKPGNIHEYDFACENGDIIKIKNKSISMDWINQKTYTELEYTRNSEFEIQPFTLWWYGVEEFKNILEELEFKNIKTIQNYNNAKNLNLKTLTFIFEK; this is encoded by the coding sequence ATGAAAAATAACAAAAAAAATTATTATGGGAGTTTATCTTCATTAGTATATGATCAAACAAAACCACCAGGAACATCAATTGATGGAGACATACAATTTTACACTAATGAACTAATTCAAAGAGATGGAATTGTTTTAGAGGCTGGAGTTGGAAATGGAAGAATGGCAATTCCCCTTTTAAGAAAAGGGATTGAAGTTATTGGATTAGATAACTCTGAGCAAATGTTAAATATTTATAAGCAAAATTTAATTAAATATAATATGGAATCTGAGTTAATACTTTCTGATTTAAAAGAGTTTAAAACTGATTTAAAATTTGAAACAATAATAATGCCAAATGGAAGTTTTTGTTTACTAGATAGAGAAATTATAACTTTGGTTTTAAATAATTTTAAAGCTCACTTAACAGAAAATGGAAGAATTTATTTGGATCTTATATTTCCTATTTCTTTCAAACCAGGAAATATTCATGAGTATGATTTTGCTTGTGAAAATGGTGACATAATAAAAATAAAAAATAAGTCAATTTCAATGGACTGAATAAACCAAAAAACTTACACTGAGTTAGAATACACAAGAAATTCTGAATTTGAAATTCAGCCTTTCACACTATGGTGATATGGTGTTGAAGAATTTAAAAATATTCTTGAAGAATTGGAGTTTAAAAATATTAAAACAATACAAAATTACAATAATGCTAAGAACTTAAATTTAAAAACACTTACATTCATTTTTGAAAAATAA